In the Sarcophilus harrisii chromosome 3, mSarHar1.11, whole genome shotgun sequence genome, one interval contains:
- the LOC116422617 gene encoding olfactory receptor 56B1-like: MTPATRLFNRSHFQVKEFILMGLPGIHSWQHWLSLPLAVLYLSSISANLLIFITIWKEPKLHHPMYQFLSVLSVVDMGLSTTIMPKILAIFWFDAKAISLPECFAQIYAIHCFLGMESGIFLCMAFDRYVAICHPLRYPTIVTASSVFKATVFMLLRNGLAVIPVPVLAAQRDYCSSNEIDHCLCSNLGVTSLSCDDRRLNSICQMVGAFLILGGDLTLIVFSYALIFSSVLKLNSAEAVSKALSTCSSHLILILFFYTVIVVLFVTHLAGRKYPLIPVLFNVLHNIIPPALNPIVYAFRTQDLRLGFQKLLLPRKKEK, from the coding sequence ATGACTCCAGCTACAAGGCTCTTCAACAGGTCCCACTTCCAGGTCAAAGAATTCATCCTTATGGGACTCCCTGGAATCCATAGTTGGCAGCATTGGCTATCTCTACCTCTGGCGGTACTCTACCTCTCCTCCATCAGCGCCAATCTGCTCATCTTTATCACCATCTGGAAGGAACCCAAATTACATCATCCCATGTACCAGTTCCTAAGCGTTCTATCTGTTGTGGACATGGGTCTGTCCACCACCATCATGCCCAAGATATTGGCCATCTTCTGGTTTGATGCCAAAGCCATCAGCCTCCCTGAGTGCTTTGCTCAGATCTATGCCATACATTGCTTTTTAGGCATGGAGTCAGGCATCTTCCTCTGCATGGCTTTTGACAGATATGTGGCTATTTGCCATCCCCTCCGCTATCCCACCATTGTCACAGCCTCTTCTGTCTTCAAAGCCACAGTATTCATGTTGCTCAGAAATGGACTGGCTGTGATCCCAGTGCCTGTGCTGGCTGCACAGAGAGACTACTGCTCCTCAAATGAAATAGACCACTGCTTGTGCTCCAACTTGGGAGTCACCAGCCTGTCCTGTGATGACAGGAGGCTCAACAGCATTTGTCAGATGGTTGGGGCCTTTCTGATATTGGGGGGAGACTTGACTCTGATCGTTTTTTCCTATGCCTTGATCTTCTCATCTGTACTAAAGTTGAATTCTGCAGAAGCTGTATCCAAAGCCCTGAGCACCTGTAGCTCCcatctcattctcattcttttcttctatacAGTGATTGTTGTACTTTTTGTCACCCACCTGGCAGGAAGAAAATATCCCCTGATCCCTGTGCTCTTTAATGTGTTGCACAACATCATCCCCCCAGCCCTCAACCCTATAGTATATGCATTTAGGACCCAAGACCTCAGGCTGGGCTTCCAAAAATTgcttctgccaagaaaaaaggagaaatga
- the LOC100913504 gene encoding olfactory receptor 52N4-like translates to MQRINGTTLTPVSFILNGVPGLQDMHIWISLPFCSMYIVAMVGNCGLLYIIRYEETLHRPMYFFLAMLSFTDVIMCTSTLPNTLRIFWFNLKDIDFNACLTQMFFIHTFTGMESGVLMLMALDRYVAICYPLRYATILTNSIIANAGLITFLRGVILIIPFTFLTKRLPYCRGNIIPHTYCDHMSVAKISCGNVKINAVYGLMVALLIGGFDIFCITISYTMILRAVVKLSSADARQKAFGTCTAHICAIVFSYTPAFFSFFVHRFGGNKVPHSLHIIMANIYLLLPPTMNPIVYGVKTKQIRECVIRLFSGPKDTKSHGI, encoded by the coding sequence ATGCAAAGGATCAATGGCACCACTCTGACTCCAGTTTCCTTTATTCTGAATGGTGTGCCAGGACTACAAGACATGCATATCTGGATCTCCCTGCCATTCTGCTCCATGTACATTGTAGCCATGGTAGGGAACTGTGGACTTCTCTACATCATCCGTTATGAGGAAACCCTGCATCGACCTATGTATTTCTTCCTTGCCATGCTTTCCTTCACTGATGTGATCATGTGCACAAGCACTCTACCTAATACACTTAGAATCTTCTGGTTTAACCTCAAGGATATTGATTTCAATGCATGTCTTACACAGATGTTCTTTATTCACACCTTTACAGGGATGGAGTCTGGGGTCCTTATGCTCATGGCTCTGGACCGCTATGTGGCCATCTGCTACCCACTGCGTTATGCTACTATCCTCACCAATTCGATCATTGCCAATGCTGGGCTCATTACATTCCTGCGGGGAGTGATCCTTATCATCCCATTCACTTTCCTCACCAAGAGACTGCCATACTGCAGAGGCAATATCATCCCCCACACCTACTGTGACCATATGTCTGTGGCCAAGATTTCCTGCGGCAATGTTAAAATCAATGCTGTGTATGGTCTTATGGTTGCCCTCTTGATTGGGGGATTTGATATTTTCTGTATCACAATATCCTACACTATGATTCTCCGGGCTGTAGTCAAACTGTCATCTGCAGATGCTCGACAAAAAGCCTTTGGGACATGTACAGCTCACATATGTGCCATTGTATTCTCTTATACCCcagctttcttttcattttttgtgcaCCGCTTTGGGGGTAACAAAGTCCCCCACTCCCTCCACATTATTATGGCCAATATTtacctccttcttcccccaactATGAATCCCATTGTTTATGGTGTGAAAACCAAACAGATCCGGGAATGTGTTATAAGGCTTTTTTCAGGACCAAAGGATACCAAGTCCCATGGCATCTGA
- the LOC100934081 gene encoding putative olfactory receptor 52P1 produces MISSNNTIQEPLVLFLLGIPGLESIHLWLSIPVCFLGMATIVGNVTILAVVATEPALHKPVYFFLCMLSTIDLAASVTTLPKLLAILWFGAGHIAVATCLAQMFFIHAFCMMESTVLLAMAFDRYVAICDPLRYATILTDTVIARIGLAALLRGSLLMFPCPFLIGRLSFCHSHVIPHTYCEHMAVVKLACGNTIPNRVYGLTAALLVIGVDLLCIGLSYALIARAVLRLSSREARAKALGTCGSHICVILISYTPALFSFFTHRFGRHVPLHIHILLANVYLLFPPALNPIVYGVKTKEIRDRVVRVFLRGQNSGEKD; encoded by the coding sequence ATGATATCTTCAAACAACACAATCCAGGAACCTCTTGTGTTATTTCTCTTGGGCATTCCAGGTTTGGAGTCAATCCATCTATGGCTCTCCATACCCGTGTGCTTCCTGGGTATGGCTACTATTGTGGGTAATGTGACCATCTTGGCTGTGGTTGCCACTGAGCCTGCTCTGCATAAGCCTGTGTACTTCTTCCTCTGTATGCTCTCTACCATTGATCTGGCTGCGTCAGTCACCACTTTGCCCAAACTTCTGGCCATCCTGTGGTTTGGGGCTGGGCACATTGCTGTTGCCACTTGCCTGGCCCAGATGTTCTTCATTCATGCCTTCTGCATGATGGAGTCCACAGTGCTGCTAGCCATGGCCTTCGACCGTTATGTTGCCATCTGTGACCCACTGCGCTATGCTACTATTCTAACTGACACAGTCATTGCTCGGATTGGCTTAGCTGCGCTGCTACGTGGTTCCCTGCTGATGTTTCCTTGCCCTTTTCTTATTGGACGTCTGAGCTTCTGCCACAGTCATGTGATTCCACACACATACTGTGAACATATGGCTGTGGTGAAGTTGGCTTGTGGGAACACTATACCCAACCGTGTGTATGGTTTGACAGCAGCATTGCTTGTCATTGGGGTGGACTTGCTCTGTATTGGCCTCTCCTATGCACTTATTGCACGAGCTGTCCTCCGTCTCTCATCCCGTGAAGCCAGGGCTAAGGCCCTGGGTACGTGTGGCTCCCATATCTGTGTCATCCTCATCTCCTATACACCtgccctcttttccttctttacccATCGCTTTGGTCGCCATGTTCCACTTCACATCCACATTCTCTTGGCAAATGTTTACCTGCTCTTCCCACCAGCACTCAACCCCATTGTGTATGGTGTTAAGACTAAAGAGATCCGAGATCGAGTAGTTAGGGTGTTCTTAAGAGGCCAAAATTCTGGGGAAAAAGACTAG